A single genomic interval of Corallococcus macrosporus harbors:
- a CDS encoding SGNH/GDSL hydrolase family protein has protein sequence MGLRKALRWGCFGVLGLLAGCGGMDDGGAPEEGLGQGHTDAEVTAPADGLEVAPALTLHDERRVQATPPLAPLPARFQPAFHQSLRESVSVGTVTTYRMKVPVGRTGGRVRVTFRSGDGSLTLQRATVAKAGANGALTSAPVALTFNGGAGFTTGTRTLVTSDPVAFPVAFGDELAISFEVKGALGKSRIQAFPDSWTRAGAYATAQGALGGQAWEFATGVATVDVEGTPGRSFVTIGDSITEGYMDDRNDTRDTWSFLTQRQLGVPVVNSGASGQGFWDANLQLPQEVLSLQGVTDCIVLLGVNDLAAADMTVPKLQQRMTQLLDQLQPMCRLWVSTLLPKEKMGADGGDVELMKAQRHEFNAWIRGLTRADVIDLEAVTRQPGNVDLFIDGLETDGIHPNAKGHQLMAAEVVRVLKAKGGL, from the coding sequence ATGGGTCTGAGGAAGGCGCTGCGCTGGGGATGTTTCGGGGTCCTGGGCCTGCTGGCGGGATGTGGGGGCATGGATGACGGCGGCGCGCCGGAGGAGGGCCTTGGCCAGGGCCACACGGACGCCGAGGTCACCGCGCCCGCGGATGGCCTGGAGGTTGCGCCCGCACTGACCCTGCACGACGAGCGCCGGGTGCAGGCCACGCCGCCCCTGGCTCCCCTCCCCGCCCGCTTCCAGCCCGCCTTCCATCAGTCCCTGCGGGAGTCGGTCTCCGTGGGCACCGTCACCACGTACCGGATGAAGGTGCCGGTGGGGCGCACGGGCGGCCGCGTGCGGGTCACCTTCCGCTCCGGCGACGGCAGCCTGACGCTGCAGCGGGCCACGGTGGCGAAGGCTGGCGCCAACGGCGCGCTGACGTCCGCTCCGGTGGCGCTCACCTTCAACGGCGGCGCGGGCTTCACCACGGGCACGCGCACGCTGGTGACGTCGGATCCGGTCGCGTTCCCGGTGGCCTTCGGCGACGAGCTGGCCATCTCCTTCGAGGTGAAGGGCGCCCTGGGCAAGAGCCGCATCCAGGCGTTCCCGGACAGCTGGACGCGGGCCGGGGCGTACGCGACGGCGCAGGGCGCGCTGGGCGGCCAGGCCTGGGAGTTCGCCACGGGCGTGGCGACGGTGGACGTGGAAGGCACGCCGGGCCGGTCCTTCGTGACCATCGGCGACAGCATCACGGAAGGCTACATGGATGACCGGAACGACACGCGCGACACGTGGTCGTTCCTGACGCAGCGGCAGCTGGGCGTGCCGGTGGTGAACTCGGGGGCGTCCGGACAGGGCTTCTGGGACGCGAACCTCCAGCTTCCGCAGGAGGTGCTGTCCCTGCAGGGCGTCACCGACTGCATCGTCCTGCTGGGCGTCAACGACCTGGCCGCGGCGGACATGACGGTCCCGAAGCTGCAGCAGCGGATGACGCAGCTGCTGGATCAACTCCAGCCCATGTGCCGGCTGTGGGTGAGCACGCTCCTGCCCAAGGAGAAGATGGGCGCGGACGGCGGCGACGTGGAGCTGATGAAGGCCCAGCGCCACGAGTTCAACGCGTGGATCCGCGGCCTGACGCGAGCGGACGTCATCGACCTGGAGGCCGTGACGCGCCAGCCGGGCAACGTGGACCTCTTCATCGATGGCCTGGAGACCGACGGCATCCACCCGAACGCGAAGGGCCACCAGCTCATGGCGGCCGAGGTGGTGCGCGTCCTCAAGGCGAAGGGCGGCCTGTAG
- a CDS encoding SpoIIE family protein phosphatase yields MSRTNTRLDPVPDSPDASGDSHDAGPGTPPPPPEYTGTHSRDLTALRGENTATRLTGALGLPAAEPTSTVIAPMEAGELPNVAAIRGLRLDQLLLLTTGALVIIIVGLLAALSAKTTEAQLTATSDRFTQRLQSQARELGQTVSHTLALTSATSLRDNNYAFLTEVARSIIADNRNILRVQMFDADGQLVADSDPAAKLGESSGGRTAERRWASAFFQGQPVFEFQEPLDYGSQGGKGVVVISYSLEDLQKQLHELEETNRAAVRANTLRIVGLGVGFVVLAGVLAAFQSRRITKPLGVLTHRVMQLAAGDLGARAGTAPGAGREVTTLGVVFNHMAERIKVLLEDVRAKAQLEREVSLARTVQETLLPGREAVTVGPLRLAGLVVPADACGGDWWFRAALDDRRVVIGIGDVTGHGLSTSLVATSATSGFASAMTLREPSQVHAQMLITALNVTLANVGRGEHQMSSALAVIDVYSGSIDYAAGAHPAAAIYNRNTRQMASLPARGPLLGANVASQFTSRQAQLSPGDIIVWYTDGLTEARDGANRLYGTQRLAAALQAHAHLPADALRDALLADVRAYSAGQPQRDDITVIVAEFSPAPSP; encoded by the coding sequence TTGTCCCGTACGAACACGCGCCTCGACCCCGTGCCTGACTCCCCTGACGCGTCCGGAGATTCCCACGACGCAGGGCCCGGCACCCCGCCCCCTCCTCCGGAGTACACGGGCACCCACTCCCGGGACCTCACCGCCCTGCGAGGGGAGAACACGGCCACCCGCCTGACGGGAGCGCTGGGGCTGCCGGCCGCGGAGCCCACGAGCACGGTCATCGCGCCCATGGAGGCGGGAGAGCTGCCCAACGTGGCCGCCATCCGCGGGCTGCGGTTGGATCAGCTGCTGCTGCTCACCACGGGCGCGCTGGTCATCATCATCGTGGGCCTCTTGGCCGCGCTGTCGGCGAAGACGACGGAGGCGCAGCTCACCGCGACGTCGGATCGCTTCACGCAGCGGCTCCAGTCCCAGGCTCGCGAGCTGGGCCAGACGGTGAGCCACACGCTGGCGCTCACTTCGGCCACCAGCCTGCGCGACAACAACTACGCGTTCCTCACGGAGGTCGCGCGCTCCATCATCGCGGACAACCGCAACATCCTGCGCGTGCAGATGTTCGACGCGGACGGGCAGCTCGTCGCGGACAGCGACCCGGCCGCGAAGCTGGGCGAGTCCTCCGGAGGCCGCACCGCGGAGCGCCGCTGGGCCAGCGCCTTCTTCCAGGGCCAGCCCGTCTTCGAGTTCCAGGAGCCGCTCGACTACGGCTCGCAGGGCGGCAAGGGCGTGGTCGTCATCAGCTACTCGCTGGAGGACCTGCAGAAGCAGCTCCACGAGCTGGAGGAGACCAACCGCGCCGCGGTGCGCGCGAACACGCTGCGCATCGTGGGACTGGGCGTGGGCTTCGTGGTGCTGGCCGGCGTGCTGGCCGCCTTCCAGAGCCGACGCATCACCAAGCCGCTGGGTGTCCTCACCCACCGCGTGATGCAGCTGGCCGCCGGTGACCTGGGCGCTCGCGCGGGCACGGCGCCGGGCGCGGGCCGCGAGGTGACGACGCTGGGCGTGGTGTTCAACCACATGGCGGAGCGCATCAAGGTCCTCTTGGAGGACGTGCGCGCCAAGGCGCAGCTGGAGCGCGAGGTGTCGCTCGCGCGCACGGTGCAGGAGACGCTGCTCCCGGGCCGCGAGGCCGTGACGGTGGGGCCGCTGCGGCTGGCCGGGTTGGTGGTGCCCGCGGACGCGTGCGGCGGCGACTGGTGGTTCCGCGCCGCGCTGGACGACCGGCGCGTCGTCATCGGCATTGGAGACGTGACGGGCCACGGCCTGTCCACGTCGCTGGTCGCCACCAGCGCCACCAGCGGCTTCGCCTCCGCGATGACGCTGCGCGAGCCGTCGCAGGTGCACGCGCAGATGCTCATCACCGCGCTCAACGTGACGCTGGCCAACGTGGGCCGTGGCGAGCACCAGATGTCCAGCGCGCTCGCGGTCATCGACGTGTACAGCGGCAGCATCGACTACGCGGCGGGCGCCCACCCGGCGGCGGCCATCTACAACCGGAACACGCGGCAGATGGCGTCGCTGCCGGCGCGCGGACCGCTCCTGGGCGCGAACGTCGCGTCGCAGTTCACGTCGCGCCAGGCGCAGCTGAGCCCTGGCGACATCATCGTCTGGTACACGGACGGCCTGACGGAGGCGCGCGACGGAGCCAACCGGCTCTACGGCACGCAGCGCCTGGCCGCCGCGCTCCAGGCCCACGCGCACCTCCCCGCCGACGCCCTTCGTGACGCGCTCCTCGCGGACGTGCGCGCGTACAGCGCCGGTCAGCCCCAGCGCGACGACATCACCGTCATCGTCGCCGAATTCAGCCCCGCCCCCTCGCCGTGA
- a CDS encoding alpha-ketoacid dehydrogenase subunit beta gives MANMAQAIRMALHYAEENLGVTDIFGEDVGAPLGGVFTCTQGLKTAWNSPLDERGIIGTAMGLAMAGNRPVAEIQFCDYIYNTIDLLKLAGNTHWATNGDWAMPMVVRTPVGSGIRGSLYHSHSFDATMTHIPGWKVVIPSTPLDAYGLLISACQDPNPVMFLEPKALLRVKGEERIPGEPEDDRALSKMIDAPLGDRSQWKPQWPALEAFAIPIGKGKRVREGTQATVVSYGRTMPLCIKAAAQLAEEGLSVEVIDMRSLWPYDWDLIKASIQKTGRVLFVNEDTEVTNFGEHLVRRTVDELFYSLLAPPRLVAGKFIPGIGLADALEMASVPQQNDITTALRSLCGEQP, from the coding sequence ATGGCGAACATGGCACAGGCCATCCGCATGGCCCTGCACTACGCGGAAGAGAACCTGGGCGTCACCGACATCTTCGGCGAGGACGTGGGCGCCCCGCTGGGCGGCGTCTTCACCTGCACCCAGGGCCTGAAGACGGCGTGGAACAGCCCCCTGGACGAGCGCGGCATCATCGGCACGGCCATGGGCCTGGCGATGGCGGGCAACCGCCCCGTCGCGGAGATCCAGTTCTGCGACTACATCTACAACACCATCGACCTGCTCAAGCTCGCGGGCAACACGCACTGGGCGACGAACGGTGACTGGGCCATGCCCATGGTGGTGCGCACGCCCGTGGGCAGCGGCATCCGCGGGTCGCTGTACCACTCGCATTCCTTCGACGCGACGATGACGCACATCCCCGGCTGGAAGGTGGTCATCCCCTCCACGCCGCTGGACGCGTACGGCCTGCTCATCTCCGCGTGCCAGGACCCCAACCCCGTCATGTTCCTGGAGCCCAAGGCGCTGCTGCGCGTGAAGGGCGAGGAGCGCATCCCCGGGGAGCCCGAGGACGACCGCGCGCTGTCGAAGATGATCGACGCGCCGCTGGGTGACCGCTCGCAGTGGAAGCCCCAGTGGCCCGCGCTGGAGGCGTTCGCCATCCCCATTGGCAAGGGCAAGCGGGTGCGCGAGGGCACCCAGGCCACCGTCGTCAGCTACGGCCGCACGATGCCCCTGTGCATCAAGGCCGCGGCGCAGCTGGCGGAGGAAGGCCTGAGCGTGGAGGTCATCGACATGCGCTCGCTCTGGCCGTACGACTGGGACCTCATCAAGGCCTCCATCCAGAAGACGGGCCGCGTGCTCTTCGTCAACGAGGACACCGAAGTGACGAACTTCGGCGAGCACCTGGTCCGGCGCACCGTGGACGAGCTGTTCTACTCGCTGCTCGCGCCGCCCCGCCTGGTCGCCGGCAAGTTCATCCCGGGCATCGGCCTGGCGGACGCGCTGGAGATGGCGTCGGTGCCGCAGCAGAACGACATCACCACCGCCCTGCGCAGCCTCTGCGGCGAGCAGCCTTAA
- a CDS encoding thiamine pyrophosphate-dependent enzyme has product MSRPRLIKENSAPLSLAREQLIRIHDLMVKARVLEERLIQMYKQGHGYFWIGGPGEEAFNVPLGMLMKVGEGPAYDYLHAHYRQSATLLAMGEEPIGALRQMKNTATDPYSGGRNFAGHFSRRSKNIAPVTSPIEVQYAIAPGTAMAQKRHGGEGITIVTGGDAGTAEGDFASGLIWSSRPANPLPILIIVTNNKWGISTTSDGQHGETNIADRARAFNIPAKTINGNDPVESYQELQAAMDYVRKERKPYFIEARVSRLYGHSSASGANFVNEEQDCLRLFEARLEQEGVLDRKQMEEVRNRYTEELAAAARTVRDEPQPSGDSIWEHIYAEKK; this is encoded by the coding sequence GTGTCCCGGCCCCGGTTGATCAAAGAAAACTCCGCGCCGCTTTCGCTCGCCCGAGAGCAGCTGATCCGCATCCACGACCTGATGGTGAAGGCGCGAGTCCTGGAGGAGCGCCTCATCCAGATGTACAAGCAGGGCCACGGCTACTTCTGGATTGGCGGCCCCGGTGAGGAGGCGTTCAACGTCCCCCTGGGCATGCTCATGAAGGTGGGCGAGGGCCCGGCCTACGACTACCTCCACGCGCACTACCGCCAGTCCGCGACGCTGCTGGCCATGGGCGAGGAGCCCATCGGGGCGCTGCGGCAGATGAAGAACACGGCCACGGACCCCTACTCCGGCGGCCGCAACTTCGCGGGCCACTTCAGCCGGCGCTCGAAGAACATCGCCCCGGTCACCTCTCCCATCGAGGTGCAGTACGCCATCGCGCCGGGCACGGCCATGGCCCAGAAGCGCCACGGCGGCGAGGGCATCACCATCGTCACCGGCGGCGACGCGGGCACGGCCGAGGGCGATTTCGCCAGCGGCCTCATCTGGAGCAGCCGCCCGGCGAACCCGCTGCCCATCCTGATCATCGTCACGAACAACAAGTGGGGCATCAGCACCACGTCGGACGGTCAGCACGGCGAGACGAACATCGCGGACCGCGCGCGCGCCTTCAACATCCCGGCGAAGACCATCAACGGCAATGATCCGGTGGAGTCCTACCAGGAACTGCAGGCCGCGATGGACTACGTGCGCAAGGAGCGCAAGCCGTACTTCATCGAGGCGCGCGTGTCGCGCCTGTACGGGCACTCGTCCGCGTCCGGCGCCAACTTCGTGAACGAGGAGCAGGACTGCCTGCGCCTGTTCGAGGCGCGGCTGGAGCAGGAAGGCGTCCTCGACCGCAAGCAGATGGAAGAGGTCCGCAACCGCTACACGGAGGAGCTGGCCGCCGCGGCGCGCACCGTGCGTGACGAGCCGCAGCCCTCTGGCGACTCCATCTGGGAACACATCTACGCGGAGAAGAAATAA
- a CDS encoding GNAT family N-acetyltransferase yields MSQPIVRTMTPAPDANAFRIRRARRGDAEVMAQLLRELGYPQGTDQQTVHWVISHPEIEIFVAGDPQDRAVGMVSFSHRPQLRLRGRVATVDELVVSEGWRRRGVGRALLAQVAQRGKVLSVKQLQLIAPINVTDETRAFYRACGYVEGDSGVFRHAEYEQPQK; encoded by the coding sequence GTGTCCCAGCCCATCGTCCGCACCATGACCCCCGCCCCAGACGCCAACGCCTTCCGGATCCGCCGCGCGCGCCGCGGCGACGCCGAGGTCATGGCCCAGCTGCTGCGCGAGCTGGGCTACCCCCAGGGTACCGATCAACAGACCGTGCACTGGGTCATCAGCCATCCGGAGATCGAGATCTTCGTCGCGGGAGACCCGCAGGACCGCGCGGTGGGCATGGTGTCCTTCTCCCACCGGCCGCAGCTGCGGCTACGCGGGCGCGTGGCCACCGTGGACGAGCTCGTCGTGTCCGAGGGCTGGCGCCGCCGGGGCGTGGGCCGCGCGCTGCTCGCGCAGGTGGCCCAGCGCGGCAAGGTGCTGAGCGTGAAGCAGCTCCAGCTCATCGCCCCCATCAACGTCACCGACGAGACGCGCGCCTTCTACCGGGCGTGCGGCTACGTGGAGGGCGACTCCGGGGTGTTCCGCCACGCGGAGTACGAGCAGCCGCAGAAGTAG
- a CDS encoding TIGR02266 family protein, producing the protein MNTKLDGPVEPDPYMNRRAEERVAARFEVRFEQMEDAARALRAYSLNLSAGGLCLRTRKSYDVGSQVRLAMVVDGEEFHLTGIVAWVRDEAEAIGVRFIDVSEEDHERLRRVIASFKR; encoded by the coding sequence ATGAACACGAAGTTGGATGGGCCGGTAGAGCCAGACCCGTACATGAACCGCCGCGCCGAGGAGCGCGTGGCGGCGCGGTTCGAGGTGCGCTTCGAGCAGATGGAGGACGCGGCGCGCGCGCTGCGCGCCTACTCGCTGAACCTGTCCGCCGGAGGGCTGTGCCTGCGCACGCGCAAGTCCTACGACGTGGGCTCGCAGGTGCGGCTGGCCATGGTGGTGGACGGCGAGGAGTTCCACCTCACCGGCATCGTCGCCTGGGTGCGCGACGAGGCGGAGGCCATCGGCGTGCGCTTCATCGACGTGAGCGAAGAGGACCACGAGCGCCTGCGCCGCGTGATCGCGAGCTTCAAGCGCTGA
- a CDS encoding DUF2845 domain-containing protein, with amino-acid sequence MRALPAALVVACLALPSLVHASALRCDNKLVSEGSSKADALAKCGEPVTKETKTQYVTNKAKTGTRDPSRYDEASTEVTTSTTIEEWTYNFGPNRFMQTAIFRDGKLVDVRSGSYGY; translated from the coding sequence ATGCGCGCCCTTCCCGCCGCCCTCGTCGTCGCCTGCCTCGCCCTGCCCTCGCTCGTCCACGCGTCCGCGCTGCGCTGTGACAACAAGCTGGTGTCGGAAGGGTCCTCCAAGGCGGACGCGCTGGCCAAGTGCGGCGAGCCCGTGACGAAGGAGACCAAGACGCAGTACGTGACCAACAAGGCCAAGACCGGGACGCGGGACCCGAGCCGCTACGACGAGGCCTCCACGGAGGTCACCACCTCCACGACCATCGAGGAGTGGACCTACAACTTCGGTCCCAACCGGTTCATGCAGACCGCCATCTTCCGCGACGGCAAGCTGGTGGACGTGCGCAGCGGCTCCTACGGCTACTGA
- a CDS encoding phosphoenolpyruvate carboxylase has translation MARTRPVDPPLRRDVRLLGRLLGEVLVEQEGQALFDKEEEVRHLAIQRRRGPVAGRRAAAAELAAVLRRLPSDQVEPVLRAFSVYFQLVNLAEQHHRIRRARAHASPTATRPQKGSLEATLLTLKAAGVSADKVRETLGTLKVTLTFTAHPTQAVRRTLLEKLYRLAQLLEERDRCALTPRESAANLAAMREEITALWQTDELRRERPTVGDEVKNVHWYVEEMLSEPVARLPEALDWAFERAYGEPLGALDTPVRVHSWVGGDMDGNPLVTPEVFADTLRAHRARGLRLLLRDVERLGGMLSQSERHARPTQELERSLEEDAKALPDVAKQQGPRTLGEPWRRKLRFMEERLSLALEHVLARRQGQASTLAPGAYRSPEALGDDLAVLERSLFAARAEHAGLREVRRMSERVRALGLGLGELEVRAPAEDAVSAAASFNGGPAPTEGGKRLIEVLAKLREGQDEGGESVCRTLILSMASTAEDVLAAFQCLKHAGLWDPARQCATVDVAPLFEQLGALDGGPDVLRQLFAHPEYRQHLKGRGVQEVMVGYSDSGKEVGLLAAAAALYRAQVALTHVADEHDVPLRLFHGRGETVARGGGPAQTAILALPPGTVAGAYKATEQGEAMDHKYARPELTQRTLELVVGGVLLHTLDAQPRPSPEDESAFRAAFDVLAEEGRKAYRGLVWEDPRFVEFFMTGTPVEEIAALPIGSRPSKRKAGGLETLRAIPWSFAWTQTRAILPAWYGVGSALEAYAATPEGAALLQRMYKEWPFFHTVIDNVTMVLAKTDMAIAARYAKLAPAATRPLWLRIQQEHSRTRRAVKSLTGEAKLLDNNPQLQRSIALRNPYVDPMSFLQVELLKRKRDGDTECDRPLLLALNGIAAGMRNTG, from the coding sequence ATGGCGCGTACACGTCCCGTGGATCCCCCGCTGCGGCGGGATGTCCGGCTCTTGGGCCGGCTTCTGGGTGAGGTGTTGGTGGAACAGGAGGGACAGGCCCTGTTCGACAAGGAGGAGGAGGTCCGGCACCTGGCCATCCAGCGCCGGCGCGGGCCGGTGGCGGGACGACGCGCCGCGGCGGCGGAGCTGGCGGCGGTGTTGCGCAGGCTGCCGTCGGACCAGGTGGAGCCGGTGCTGCGCGCCTTCTCCGTCTACTTCCAGCTGGTGAACCTGGCCGAGCAGCACCACCGCATCCGCCGCGCCCGGGCCCACGCGAGCCCCACCGCCACCCGGCCCCAGAAGGGCTCACTGGAGGCGACGCTGCTCACGCTGAAGGCCGCGGGCGTGAGCGCCGACAAGGTGCGTGAGACGCTGGGCACGCTGAAGGTGACGCTGACGTTCACCGCGCACCCGACCCAGGCGGTCCGCCGGACGCTGCTGGAGAAGCTCTACCGGCTGGCGCAGCTCTTGGAAGAGCGCGACCGCTGCGCGCTCACCCCGCGCGAGTCCGCCGCGAACCTGGCGGCGATGCGCGAGGAGATTACAGCGCTCTGGCAGACGGACGAGCTGCGCCGCGAGCGCCCCACCGTGGGCGACGAGGTGAAGAACGTCCACTGGTACGTGGAGGAGATGCTGTCGGAGCCGGTGGCCCGGCTGCCGGAGGCGCTGGACTGGGCCTTCGAGCGCGCCTACGGCGAGCCCCTTGGCGCGCTGGACACGCCCGTGCGCGTGCACTCGTGGGTGGGCGGCGACATGGACGGCAACCCGCTGGTGACGCCGGAGGTGTTCGCGGACACGCTGCGCGCGCACCGCGCCCGGGGGCTGCGGCTGCTCTTGCGCGACGTGGAGCGGCTGGGCGGCATGCTGTCGCAGTCGGAGCGGCACGCGCGCCCCACGCAGGAGCTGGAGCGCTCGCTGGAGGAGGACGCGAAGGCGCTGCCGGACGTGGCGAAGCAGCAGGGCCCGCGCACGCTGGGCGAGCCGTGGCGCCGCAAGCTGCGCTTCATGGAGGAGCGGCTGTCGCTGGCGCTGGAGCACGTGCTGGCGCGGCGGCAGGGCCAGGCGTCCACGCTGGCCCCCGGGGCCTACCGCTCACCGGAGGCGCTGGGCGACGACCTGGCGGTGCTGGAGCGGTCGCTCTTCGCGGCGAGAGCGGAGCACGCGGGCCTGCGCGAGGTGCGCCGCATGTCCGAGCGCGTCCGCGCGCTGGGCCTGGGGCTGGGCGAGCTGGAGGTGCGCGCCCCCGCGGAGGACGCGGTGAGCGCGGCGGCGTCCTTCAACGGCGGTCCGGCCCCCACCGAGGGCGGCAAGCGGCTCATCGAAGTATTGGCGAAGCTGCGCGAGGGCCAGGACGAGGGCGGCGAGTCCGTCTGCCGCACGCTCATCCTCTCCATGGCCTCCACGGCGGAGGACGTGCTCGCGGCCTTCCAGTGCCTCAAGCACGCGGGGCTCTGGGACCCGGCGCGGCAGTGCGCCACGGTGGACGTGGCACCGCTCTTCGAACAGTTGGGCGCGCTGGACGGCGGGCCGGACGTGCTGCGCCAGCTCTTCGCGCATCCGGAGTACCGCCAGCACCTGAAGGGCCGGGGCGTGCAGGAGGTGATGGTGGGCTACAGCGACTCCGGCAAGGAGGTGGGCCTGCTCGCCGCGGCCGCGGCGCTGTACCGCGCGCAGGTGGCGCTCACCCACGTGGCGGACGAGCACGACGTGCCCCTGCGCCTGTTCCACGGCCGCGGTGAGACGGTGGCGCGCGGCGGCGGTCCCGCGCAGACGGCCATCCTCGCGCTGCCGCCGGGCACGGTGGCCGGGGCCTACAAGGCCACGGAGCAGGGCGAGGCGATGGACCACAAGTACGCGCGCCCGGAGCTCACGCAGCGCACGCTGGAGCTGGTGGTGGGCGGCGTGCTGCTGCACACGCTGGACGCGCAGCCGCGCCCGTCCCCGGAGGACGAGTCCGCCTTCCGCGCCGCCTTCGACGTGCTGGCGGAGGAGGGGCGCAAGGCGTACCGCGGGCTCGTCTGGGAGGATCCGCGCTTCGTGGAGTTCTTCATGACGGGCACGCCGGTGGAGGAGATCGCCGCGCTGCCCATCGGCTCGCGCCCCAGCAAGCGCAAGGCGGGCGGTCTGGAGACGCTGCGCGCGATTCCGTGGAGCTTCGCGTGGACGCAGACGCGCGCCATCCTCCCGGCCTGGTACGGCGTGGGCAGCGCGCTGGAGGCGTACGCGGCCACGCCGGAGGGCGCGGCGCTGCTGCAGCGCATGTACAAGGAATGGCCCTTCTTCCACACGGTCATCGACAACGTGACCATGGTGCTGGCCAAGACGGACATGGCCATCGCGGCGCGGTACGCGAAGCTGGCCCCCGCGGCCACGCGGCCCCTGTGGCTGCGCATCCAGCAGGAGCACTCGCGCACGCGCCGCGCGGTGAAGTCGCTCACCGGCGAGGCGAAGCTCCTGGACAACAACCCGCAGTTGCAGCGGAGCATCGCGCTGCGCAACCCCTACGTGGACCCCATGTCCTTCCTCCAGGTGGAGCTGCTCAAGCGCAAGCGCGACGGCGACACGGAGTGCGACCGGCCGCTGCTGCTGGCGCTCAACGGCATCGCTGCGGGCATGCGGAACACCGGTTAG